The Fodinibius saliphilus genomic interval TTAACTAAAACTCCTAAATGGAATGAAAAACAACCGGCCACAACCAGAGATGGACGTTTGTTTTATGTTTCGGATGAGAATGGTATTCCCAATGTTTATCAAATGGATCTAAGTGATCGTACGTCTGAGCCTTTGACAAACTTGCAGACTGGAGTACTACAGATGTCAATAAGTGCTGATGGTAGTCGATTAGCAGTTAACTCAATTAATGAAGGAGACTTGGATATTTTTATGGTCCGGTCTCCGTTATCACGTAAAAAAGATACTCCTTTGGAACCTAATCACTGGGCAAATCGGAGAGCTCAAGAGACCGAGGCTGAACGGGTACCGGCCACAGCTTATGTGCGTGAGATGTTAACCACCAACCCTCTGAGTTCAACAAGTCTAACACAAAAGGTAGCTTCGAAAGTTGATCCAGAGCCGAAAGAAGCAATTGTTGATACTCTTAAAAAAACAAATGTTGCAGCGCAAGATACGAGTGTAAACGATCAGCAAGAAACAGATGAGGTAGATTTTAGAAATTATGTTTTTGAATCTTCTGTAGAAGAAGATTCGGTATTTAAGGAAAAATACCTAGATGCAGCCAAGTTCGACCTTGAAGGAAATAAAACAGAAGACGGCCGTTATACCCCTCGCCATTATCGTTTAAAGTTTACTACTGATCTTATTTTTGCAGGAGGAAATTTTTCAACGAATTATGGCACTTACGGCATAACTCAAATTCAGATTAGTGATCTGTTGGGGAACCATCAAATTGCGTTTGGTAGTAACTTAAACCTTGATCTAAGAAATAGTACATACTTCTTACAGTATGGTTACCTAAAGGAACGTACTAATTGGCTTTTTAGCTTTTTCCACAACTCTAGCAACTTCCAGGATTTTTCCGGACGATTATATCGGTTTCGTTCCTACGGGGGGGCTGTAAATATGCGATATCCCTTTGATAAATTTCGACGTCTCGATGTGAGTTTATCGATGATTGGATTAGCACAGGACTATACTGTTGCTTTTTCTGATTTCTCACAGAATAGAACGTCTTCCTTTCTTTATCCACAGGTAATTTATACCAGTGATAAAACATTAAGGGGTTTTTTAAGCCCAAGGGGCGGTTCGCGGTATTCAGTAAGTATTAGTGGTAGTCCACCGCTGACGGCAAATACTTCTCAGTTCGTTTCTGTCTTAGGTGATTATAGAAAGTATTTTAACCTGGGATCAAGATATTCCTTTGCTGTAAGAGGATCGGGGGCAGCCTCATTTGGAAAAGATTCACAGAACTTTTTCATGGGAGGGATGTTAGGTTGGATCAATCAAAAATACTCTAACCAGAGTTTGCCAATTGATGAATTAAGTGATCAATTCTTTACACAACCCGCCTTACCATTGCGCGGGCACCCATATAATGCTACGTATGGAGATAAATTTACGCTCCTAAATGCGGAGTTTAGATTCCCGTTATTTGCGGCACTCTTACCAGGCCCTATTCCTATTTTACCGCTTTATAATTTGACAGGGGTTGCCTTTGTTGATGCAGGGATGGCCTGGGGAAAAGATATTCCGTTAGAAGCGTTTAATCCTCAAGGTCAAAATAAAAAAATTGCAACGTTAAACAGTAAGGAACTCGATTTTGCAGTTGGCGAACAAGTTACCTATTACGTTAATCGGGCCTCTCTGGACCTACAAAAAGAGCCACCATCCAATCCATCTGACTTTTACTCAGTAGATGCAGTTGAAGGTGACATACTGATGGGGGCTGGATTTGGATTGCGAACAATACTCTTTGGATTTCCCCTCCGTTATGATGTGGGGTGGCCATATTACCGCAATGGTTTTGGTGATGACCCTATTCACTATATAACGATCGGCTTAGATTTTTAAATTACTCGAAATTGAGCTGGTTCCGGTTTTGTATACTGGAGTTAGCTCTAATCGATGTTTTACTGCTGAACTGTCCGTTTAATTTTCAGAATACGATCAAAGTTTTTGTCAGGATCTTTGAAATAAATAAAAGTTAAATACTCTTGTTGAGTAGATAGAAAGCTTTGATCCAGGCTGAGGTCATCTACCCTGTTTGATCTGATGAGCACGTATTTATAGGCATATTGTCCCTGTTTGATGAGTGCTTCCCCTTTCCATAATCTTTCTTTGTTATCATATCTCATCTTATTGAATGAATTAATCATCCAATTGTTAAAGTGCCCAACGATATAAATATCTGAAGCAGGAGTAATGGAAGAATTCGTTTCTAATGAGAATTTTACTCGAGCATATTCGCTGTTTCTTGTATCTAAAGGATTGCCATAAAAAGAGGCTGAACGATTTTGTGTACTAATATCCAGGTTTTGCGAATCTCTCCGAAGCAAAATTGCAGGAGGGGTTTGACTGGGATTGTATTCAATAATCTCTTGCCCGTTCGGGGAAAGGTTCTTCAGGTTTAGAATTTTAAACTCATAATTTCCGATGTAAGCATGTTTACGTCTAAGGTGGCCATGAAGCTGACCGGGATCTATGGTATCGAGGAATCCGGCTTTTTTCATGCGCCCCCAAAAGCGGTTTTGGACAAATGACATTGAAAGGTCAAATTGCGGATATTCTACAAAGTCAGGATAGCGAAAAGTGCCAAAAGGTTGATCTATAGGGCGTCCATCATCGCGTTTGCTGTATAACCTTTCGATGCGTGTGTTGAGGCTCCCTTTGTTTTCGGTAATAAAAAATGGAATTGAAAAAAGTAGTTCACCACTGTTATAACTGTAAATTTCCATTAGATAATTACCACTCACAACCGGACGAAGTTTTCCTGGAAATTCATGCTCTACATGCCAATAAGAGGTATGTTGGCTAAAACTTTCTTTTGCACTTTGGATATAGGATCGTGAGAAACTGTCAAGGTAAGTAGAAGGGGTAATGGAGCTTTTTTCCCAATTTTGTGTACGATGTGAAATTTGTAGCCTAAACTGACGACTTTCTTCTCCCAGGTAATCAAAAGATAGAACGAGTTTTTCTTGAGAATTTAATTGCAGTATTGGAGCCCCACTTGGATTTCCCTTCGGATGCAGTTGTATACTTTGTATATCACGGGGAGGTGCTTTTTGTTGGGGTAGCGCAAGGCTGTTATTTATATCACTAGGAAACGGTTTAATATAGCTGTTATTGTCTCCGTTTTCCTTTGCTGGGGCACATCCTATACCCAATAATACTAAGGTTATAAAAAGTGATTTACTGTAAGTATATGCCTTTGAAAACAAAATGAGCAGGACCTTCAAGTTTAATATTTGAATAGGTGTCAGAATTTGGGTCAAAGGAAAAATGAACGCTAAGTGTTCCGCCTTCTGTCTTGACCTGGTATTTTTCGGGAGACTGATATTGCTGTTGTATATGGTGCCATACGAGGGCAGAGGCAATAGCACCGGTACCACAAGCAAGTGTTAAGTCTTCGACTCCCCGTTCATAGGTTTGTAGCTCCAGGCTTTTCGAACCACTGCCACAAATAAAGTTAACATTGGTTCCTTTTGGTTTAAACAGTTCATGATATCGAAGTGATTCTCCCTTCTTTTTCAGGTGATCTTCCCTTTTGAGATCGGATTGTTCAACGGTAGTAACAATATGCTCAGTTCCGGTATGTATCTGGTATATGGGTTGCTCTTCTATTACTTGTTCACTGACCGTAGCTTTCATAGGAAAAGAGATACGGACATCATTTTTTGTGATGATTTCAGCCCGGTATATTTCGTTGTGAACATTAAAGGTATGGGTATCTGCAAAGCCCAGAGAGTGAGCAAAAAGGGCGATACATCGGGCCCCATTTCCACACATTCCTGCATTACTTCCGTCAGGATTTCGGTAGATCATGGTATAGTCTACTTCTGTGTTTTGAGGGTTATTCAGAGCTAAAATACCATCTGAGCCCACTCCAAATTTTCTGTTACAAATATTAGGAGCGAAGGAGGCAATATCCTCTTCCGAAAGATCAATATTTCTGTTATCGAGCACGACAAAGTCGTTACCGGCACCTTGCATTTTTACAAAGGGAAGTGATGAGTGTGACATATTTTATGTTATTGGGTAAATGCGGGTAAGTGCTTCCAGGTATCATCTTCTGAGATGACAGGATCCATATTTCGCATTAGACTGGAAAATCGCAGCGCTAATGAAGTGAATACTAATTTAGGCTGCACATTTTGATAAATCATGGGTTTGCAGCTATTAACTTGTGCAATCATATCTTCAAGACGGGCATCACTGAGGGTGTCACAAAACTTTTGAATGACATTAATTTGGTCGGCATTAGTGATCAGTTCCTTCTTTTGTGTAGATCGATAAACCAACAGGTCACGAAGAAATACTTCCATTACATTGAGTATGGCAATTTGCCCTTCAAGATTCTGTCCGCTTTGCCAGTCTTGTGCAGTTTCAGTTATGTTAACAGCATCGTGTACATAGGCATATCGAAGGTACTCGATAATTTCTTGTCTTGTTTGTTTCAGGGTTTCAACATCAAAAAAACGGGTCATTGCGTAATTACCACCCGATACCCGGGCAAGGTAGGCAGCATCGTCTTTGGGCAAGTTGTCTTGCTTTATTAATGCTTGTTCAATTTCCCCCGTTTTTAAAGCTGAAAGTTGAATGTGTTGGCAACGAGATATAATAGTTGGTAATAAGGCCTCGGTATGATCTGTTGTCAACAGAAACATCAGGTCTTCGGAGGGTTCTTCTAATAGCTTTAGGAAGGCATTGGCAGCTTCTTTACGCATGTTTTCGATCCCGGTCATAATAACGACCGTTTTTTGCCCCTCGTTAGGTTTATAATATGCTGTTGGGCGTATCTCTTCCCGAAAATAGTCTATGGGGTAAAAGGCCCTTTTGTTTTTAGTACTGTCTTCGTTGGTTAGTGAGGGGCGAAGGCTAAAGTCTACAATTTCATAAGGATCTTCTTTAAGCAGTTCGAGTCGGCTGCGAAGCTCCTCAATAGAAACATTGGTAGGGACTGGTAAGAAAACATGAATATCGGGGTGATTAAACCACGATGACTTTTTGGAAAATGCCTGTTTGCCTAGGCTGGTCAAGTTGTCGATGCCATTAATAAGCTCCGCAAATGCTAGGGCAAATGCAGTTTTGCCAATTCCTGGTGGACCGGAAAATAAATAGGAGTGACTGATGCGTCCCGATTCTAAAATTCTTTCAATTTGTTCACGGGCGAAATTTTGACCTACCAGTCGTTGATCACCAAAATTATATATAAGGTCACTATAGTTTTTCATAGTTGGTTATTCATCCCAAATAAAATCAAAAAGTAAGATGCCAGCGGTTATAGTTACTCCTGCATAGCCAAAAAGGGCCCAGAAATCGTTTAGGTAGTTTTCAGTAAAACCTTCTATAAGGGCTGCTTTTGTCGTTCGAACAAGTATTAGTATTAGTGGAAATAACAAAGGAATACTTAGTACCGAAAAAATGGCTCCTTTCCGATCGGCTTGTGAAACAATAGCGGCGAGCATTGTTGCTATACCAGAAAGTCCGGCTGTTCCCAGCATCAAAACAAGAAAGAGTGCCCATCCATCAGCGATCGGCATCCCCAAAAGAAAAAGATAGAGTAAAAATGTTGCAATATTTACTGAAAGTGTGAAAAGATAATTGTAGCACAATTTTCCTATAAAAACTTCACTCGCTTTGCTGTGAAGCCGTAGTAGATTAAAGGTTTTACGATCTGTTTCCATCACAAATGAGCGTGACAAACTAGAAAGTGCAGCAAAGAGAATGATAATCCAGACAAGTGCACTTTTGGGGGTGGGAGACAACTGGTGAGCGTTTAATGCGAAGAGAATAAGCAGTAAAGAGGCTCCTACGAATGCCAGAACGGTATTGATGGCATATCGTGAGCGAAGTTCAGTTTGTAAATCTTTGGCAAGTACCGCCGTTATTCCTTGTAAATAATCCATCGACGAAGTTTACAAAATTTGTGATGAAGTAGTAAGCATAAGCTCTTTTTTTCTATAAAAAAATAGTTGCTAATCACTTGCTAAAATAGTTGGAACACATCTTATACGATGAGTATATTTGAACAGCATTGAAATAGATAATTTAGTTTTTTGCCGCATGAACATTTTCAGCTTATTGGATCCCCAAACTGTATTTCCTGATTTCGAAGTTAAGGATAAGGCTGAAATTTTGACTAAACTCGTTTCATCACTGGAAGGTAAAGTATCAGAGGGGGAGATCGAAAGAGTCCGAGAAGCAGTTATAGAACGAGAAAAAATAATGTCTACAGGGGTAGGCAAAGGTCTGGCAATACCGCATGGTAAAACAGCAGGCCTACAAGAGACATATGCGGCTTTTGCGATTCTTAAAGACCCGGTAGATTATGAGGCTATTGATAATAAACCGGTAAATATGGTTTTTTTACTTGTGGGTCCACAATCAAGTAATAGTTTACACATAAAGTTATTGAGCAGGATTTCACGACTGATGAATAACAGTGATTTTCGGAATTCATTGAGAGAGTGTAAGACTCCGGAGGATATAATTGAGCGCTTCCAAGATGAAGAACATGTCTCTTTCAGTGGTTGAAAAAGGGATAATCAAAAAATGATGCAGTATGTTTAAAGCTAAAAATATTATTTCAGCTATTGCACTAGTGGTGCTGGTAATTTTAGTTGCTCCTGCATATGGCTTGGCCCAAAGTACACCTGAAAATTCGGAAATTGCACAAATTGTTGAACAGAGTCATGCCAATGATGCTTTTTGGTCTGTTGTTGTTCGTGATTCTTCGGGACAGATTTTAGAGCAGTACAATAAAGAAAAATTAGTTCAACCGGCATCAAATTTAAAGTTGCTAACATCAGCTGCTGTTTTAAATGAGCTGGGCCCTGACTATACATTTAAAACAAAAGTATATGGGATCGGTTACCAGGCAGGGAGCACTTGGGAGGGTGATATCATTATTAGAGGAACCGGTGATCCTTCTA includes:
- a CDS encoding peptidase MA family metallohydrolase, encoding MNVSQILRRTLLFLLIIGCGGGVLQEASAQYFSFGKNRVQYKDFDWKYIQSEHFDIYYYDSKNYDLANFTAYSLEAALMQFREDFDHEISDRIQVIIYDSHNDFSQTNVVPLPVDTEGIGGVTDAYKNRITMPFEGDWTKFRSTLHHELEHAVINDMFYGGSVQSRLSGNALQIPLWFNEGMAEYTSLGWDTNTDMYIRDAIINNYLPPISRLSGYFAYRGGQSVWNYIAEEYGRQKITEIIGSLKRTRSLERAFESSLGLTLEELSERWNDYYRKRYLPEVANREKIGDFSENLTDRDRRGIYDTSPAISPQGDKIAMITNARGYFDVVVISAVTGKKIKTLIKGEDNINFEELNILNPNLTWSPDGSKIALSTKSKGEDNLAIVDYETGKVRMIQFPKLDAIGSVAWAPDGNKIAFDGNIGPYQDIYVYNLQTKEFNNVTNDVISDYNPAWGGDSKTIYFTSSRGDEVTLNSVKNSSRLLLDDDLYSTDIYAVTMGDAKAKRLTKTPKWNEKQPATTRDGRLFYVSDENGIPNVYQMDLSDRTSEPLTNLQTGVLQMSISADGSRLAVNSINEGDLDIFMVRSPLSRKKDTPLEPNHWANRRAQETEAERVPATAYVREMLTTNPLSSTSLTQKVASKVDPEPKEAIVDTLKKTNVAAQDTSVNDQQETDEVDFRNYVFESSVEEDSVFKEKYLDAAKFDLEGNKTEDGRYTPRHYRLKFTTDLIFAGGNFSTNYGTYGITQIQISDLLGNHQIAFGSNLNLDLRNSTYFLQYGYLKERTNWLFSFFHNSSNFQDFSGRLYRFRSYGGAVNMRYPFDKFRRLDVSLSMIGLAQDYTVAFSDFSQNRTSSFLYPQVIYTSDKTLRGFLSPRGGSRYSVSISGSPPLTANTSQFVSVLGDYRKYFNLGSRYSFAVRGSGAASFGKDSQNFFMGGMLGWINQKYSNQSLPIDELSDQFFTQPALPLRGHPYNATYGDKFTLLNAEFRFPLFAALLPGPIPILPLYNLTGVAFVDAGMAWGKDIPLEAFNPQGQNKKIATLNSKELDFAVGEQVTYYVNRASLDLQKEPPSNPSDFYSVDAVEGDILMGAGFGLRTILFGFPLRYDVGWPYYRNGFGDDPIHYITIGLDF
- a CDS encoding type IX secretion system plug protein domain-containing protein: MGIGCAPAKENGDNNSYIKPFPSDINNSLALPQQKAPPRDIQSIQLHPKGNPSGAPILQLNSQEKLVLSFDYLGEESRQFRLQISHRTQNWEKSSITPSTYLDSFSRSYIQSAKESFSQHTSYWHVEHEFPGKLRPVVSGNYLMEIYSYNSGELLFSIPFFITENKGSLNTRIERLYSKRDDGRPIDQPFGTFRYPDFVEYPQFDLSMSFVQNRFWGRMKKAGFLDTIDPGQLHGHLRRKHAYIGNYEFKILNLKNLSPNGQEIIEYNPSQTPPAILLRRDSQNLDISTQNRSASFYGNPLDTRNSEYARVKFSLETNSSITPASDIYIVGHFNNWMINSFNKMRYDNKERLWKGEALIKQGQYAYKYVLIRSNRVDDLSLDQSFLSTQQEYLTFIYFKDPDKNFDRILKIKRTVQQ
- the dapF gene encoding diaminopimelate epimerase; this encodes MSHSSLPFVKMQGAGNDFVVLDNRNIDLSEEDIASFAPNICNRKFGVGSDGILALNNPQNTEVDYTMIYRNPDGSNAGMCGNGARCIALFAHSLGFADTHTFNVHNEIYRAEIITKNDVRISFPMKATVSEQVIEEQPIYQIHTGTEHIVTTVEQSDLKREDHLKKKGESLRYHELFKPKGTNVNFICGSGSKSLELQTYERGVEDLTLACGTGAIASALVWHHIQQQYQSPEKYQVKTEGGTLSVHFSFDPNSDTYSNIKLEGPAHFVFKGIYLQ
- a CDS encoding ATP-binding protein, which codes for MKNYSDLIYNFGDQRLVGQNFAREQIERILESGRISHSYLFSGPPGIGKTAFALAFAELINGIDNLTSLGKQAFSKKSSWFNHPDIHVFLPVPTNVSIEELRSRLELLKEDPYEIVDFSLRPSLTNEDSTKNKRAFYPIDYFREEIRPTAYYKPNEGQKTVVIMTGIENMRKEAANAFLKLLEEPSEDLMFLLTTDHTEALLPTIISRCQHIQLSALKTGEIEQALIKQDNLPKDDAAYLARVSGGNYAMTRFFDVETLKQTRQEIIEYLRYAYVHDAVNITETAQDWQSGQNLEGQIAILNVMEVFLRDLLVYRSTQKKELITNADQINVIQKFCDTLSDARLEDMIAQVNSCKPMIYQNVQPKLVFTSLALRFSSLMRNMDPVISEDDTWKHLPAFTQ
- a CDS encoding heme exporter protein CcmB codes for the protein MDYLQGITAVLAKDLQTELRSRYAINTVLAFVGASLLLILFALNAHQLSPTPKSALVWIIILFAALSSLSRSFVMETDRKTFNLLRLHSKASEVFIGKLCYNYLFTLSVNIATFLLYLFLLGMPIADGWALFLVLMLGTAGLSGIATMLAAIVSQADRKGAIFSVLSIPLLFPLILILVRTTKAALIEGFTENYLNDFWALFGYAGVTITAGILLFDFIWDE
- a CDS encoding PTS sugar transporter subunit IIA, which gives rise to MNIFSLLDPQTVFPDFEVKDKAEILTKLVSSLEGKVSEGEIERVREAVIEREKIMSTGVGKGLAIPHGKTAGLQETYAAFAILKDPVDYEAIDNKPVNMVFLLVGPQSSNSLHIKLLSRISRLMNNSDFRNSLRECKTPEDIIERFQDEEHVSFSG